In Paenibacillus algicola, a genomic segment contains:
- a CDS encoding copper amine oxidase N-terminal domain-containing protein, which yields MKRIVKIGLAGILLTTVFCAGAYASTVVPKVFVHGNITQSTTAPKIIDGTVYVPLRTISEGLGANIQWDNKSKTVYVNSDPNFKTETGSVSYVNERDLAFNWIMAYDDRRKEDVLALNAPGFRTDIYNESFPIGNYNMASIIEMQPVDRSENTLTVRIVQRVTAEDDYNVKVEKWKFTFEGTNKINSVMIVPKSTQYLERYTLFPGTSFGE from the coding sequence ATGAAACGCATTGTCAAAATAGGACTTGCTGGAATCCTGCTCACAACCGTATTTTGCGCAGGTGCTTATGCTTCAACAGTAGTACCTAAAGTCTTTGTTCATGGCAATATCACTCAAAGCACAACAGCACCGAAAATTATTGATGGAACAGTCTATGTACCACTTCGTACAATATCTGAAGGCCTTGGAGCAAATATTCAATGGGATAATAAGAGTAAAACCGTGTATGTCAATTCTGATCCGAACTTCAAAACGGAAACCGGCAGCGTATCGTATGTAAATGAGCGTGATCTAGCATTTAATTGGATTATGGCCTACGATGATCGACGGAAGGAAGATGTACTTGCATTAAACGCACCGGGATTCAGAACAGATATTTACAATGAAAGCTTCCCTATTGGAAACTACAATATGGCCAGCATTATCGAAATGCAACCTGTAGACCGCAGTGAAAATACTTTAACTGTACGTATTGTGCAACGAGTCACCGCAGAAGATGATTACAATGTCAAAGTAGAGAAATGGAAATTCACATTTGAGGGAACTAACAAAATTAATTCGGTGATGATCGTACCGAAATCGACCCAGTATTTAGAACGATACACCTTGTTTCCAGGAACAAGCTTTGGAGAGTAG
- a CDS encoding bactofilin family protein has product MMRSRKKSARRSQGPATLISQGSQVEGKLICESDLRIDGQFQGDIESTGEVTIGELAVARSNITAKEVFIAGKVYGDVAAEERLTITRTGQMYGDVVASSLIIMEGGVLNGASRMEHQASSGNSGTASDARHLPQPEAG; this is encoded by the coding sequence ATGATGAGATCCAGGAAGAAGTCAGCACGGCGGTCCCAAGGCCCCGCCACATTGATCAGTCAGGGAAGCCAGGTCGAGGGCAAGCTGATCTGTGAGAGTGATCTTCGGATTGACGGACAGTTTCAAGGAGATATTGAAAGCACGGGAGAGGTAACGATCGGAGAGCTCGCTGTAGCGCGCTCAAATATTACGGCCAAAGAGGTGTTCATTGCCGGAAAGGTGTATGGCGACGTGGCAGCTGAGGAAAGACTGACGATTACACGAACTGGACAAATGTATGGGGATGTGGTGGCCTCCTCCCTCATCATTATGGAGGGCGGGGTGTTAAACGGGGCCAGCCGCATGGAGCACCAAGCTTCTTCGGGGAATTCCGGTACAGCTTCCGATGCTCGCCATTTGCCGCAGCCGGAAGCGGGATAA
- a CDS encoding lasso peptide biosynthesis PqqD family chaperone, with product MKSHMMTAQDLIVQKEGFLVSDMDGEKVMMSIQNGKYYNLGNIGGRIWELAAAPISLSLIVDQLVAEYDIEREVCDMQVQAFVTQLVEEGLIQVKSGS from the coding sequence ATGAAGAGCCATATGATGACAGCCCAAGATTTGATCGTACAGAAGGAAGGGTTTCTGGTCAGTGACATGGACGGCGAGAAGGTCATGATGAGTATACAGAACGGGAAGTACTACAACCTAGGGAACATCGGGGGACGGATCTGGGAGCTGGCGGCAGCGCCGATCTCGCTGTCTCTGATCGTGGATCAGCTGGTCGCAGAATACGATATTGAGCGCGAGGTGTGTGATATGCAGGTTCAGGCCTTTGTCACCCAGCTGGTTGAGGAAGGCCTCATTCAGGTGAAGTCGGGGTCATGA
- the ligD gene encoding non-homologous end-joining DNA ligase, giving the protein MRKQVKGLLRIEGHDIVVTNPDKPLWPEVGITKAMYLQKLTALSPFLLRYTSNRLLTTIRYPHGAAGESFYQKNAPQPRPSFVQTAVHEKINYVLLNGLPELLWLGNLAALEFHPSLHAAGSTLPCEWMIDLDPTLPEEPRIMEAASLVGELLRSLGIQSVPKTSGATGVQIIVPIEAGLTFEELRSAGQFLAQYVSQKHPELFTVERLKKHRGNKIYFDYLQHYSGRTLAAPYTPRARPGATVSTPLTWEEVNRNVSPSSYHLLNIEERLQEKGDLLSLLPPQPLAPLLGHLRKKQT; this is encoded by the coding sequence ATGAGGAAGCAAGTGAAAGGCTTGCTGAGGATTGAGGGCCACGACATCGTGGTTACGAACCCGGACAAGCCCTTATGGCCCGAGGTCGGCATTACCAAAGCCATGTATTTGCAGAAGCTGACCGCCCTCTCTCCATTTCTGCTGCGCTACACGTCCAATCGGCTGCTCACGACCATCCGCTATCCGCACGGGGCTGCGGGAGAATCCTTTTATCAGAAAAATGCGCCTCAGCCGCGTCCCTCCTTCGTCCAGACCGCCGTTCATGAGAAGATTAACTACGTGCTGTTGAATGGCCTGCCCGAGCTGCTGTGGCTCGGTAATCTCGCCGCACTGGAGTTTCATCCGTCGCTGCACGCTGCCGGCAGTACACTGCCGTGCGAATGGATGATTGATCTCGATCCCACACTTCCCGAGGAGCCGCGCATCATGGAAGCAGCCAGCCTCGTAGGAGAGCTCCTCCGCTCGCTCGGCATCCAGTCCGTTCCCAAGACGTCCGGGGCTACCGGCGTGCAGATTATCGTGCCGATTGAAGCCGGGCTGACCTTCGAGGAGCTGCGCAGCGCCGGACAGTTTCTCGCCCAGTATGTATCCCAGAAGCATCCCGAGCTGTTTACGGTAGAGCGGCTGAAGAAGCACCGCGGCAACAAGATTTACTTCGATTATCTTCAGCATTACAGCGGACGCACGCTGGCTGCTCCCTACACTCCCCGCGCACGTCCCGGTGCCACAGTCTCTACACCCTTGACCTGGGAAGAGGTGAACCGGAATGTCTCGCCTTCCTCCTATCATCTGCTCAATATTGAGGAGCGGCTCCAGGAGAAAGGGGATTTGCTGTCTCTCCTCCCTCCCCAGCCGCTGGCTCCCCTTCTGGGACATCTGCGCAAGAAGCAGACATGA
- a CDS encoding ABC transporter ATP-binding protein — protein MKDLMYFIAKLYRASGFRLVLNITLVLVISLLEGLGLYLIIPLLGMIGLLEQQAWNDWPLVSGVQTLLEGWFTELSLLLVLVLYVLILGGQAMLTRLQSLLSTRMLQGFIRRMRMETYEGLLYARWEFFLRSRKSDFHHMMSNELGRVNQGVFLFMSMITAGLFTLIQIGLAFWISPLLTAFVLLSGAALALFGRRYIRGSKRVGEQTTELSKYYFAGIQEHFSGIKDIKSNRLEPFHTSWFARLSRQMETNFITFGDINSKSQLIYRLSSVLLIAGFIYVSIEMLHTPAEKLILIVLIFSRLWPRFIAIQSQSEQLVTNIPAFTAMRRLEQELRQEREWTGGEEENKGKQEKLHMTQGIQCRGVSYRYKPDSPVYALRDITIQIPARQMTAIVGRSGAGKSTLMDLLMGLISPESGEVLVDGIPLKEQQLYRLRDGIGYVPQDPFLFHESIRHNLKLVAPDASEEELWEALRFSASEEFVRSLPLGLDTVIGDRGIRLSGGERQRIVLARAILKRPTLLVLDEATSALDTENERLIQTALESLRGSMTIVVIAHRLSTIRNADQVIVMEQGAVIQQGGYRQLAQDRQGRFSRLLQEQTGMTK, from the coding sequence TTGAAGGATCTGATGTATTTTATCGCCAAGCTGTACAGAGCTTCCGGCTTCAGATTGGTTCTGAATATCACGCTTGTATTGGTAATCAGCCTGCTGGAAGGACTCGGACTGTATCTCATAATTCCGCTGCTGGGCATGATCGGCCTCCTGGAGCAGCAGGCCTGGAACGATTGGCCGCTTGTATCGGGGGTGCAGACCCTGCTGGAAGGCTGGTTCACCGAGCTGAGCCTGCTCCTGGTACTAGTATTGTATGTGCTTATTCTGGGAGGGCAAGCCATGCTTACCCGACTGCAGAGCCTGCTTAGTACGCGCATGCTGCAGGGCTTTATCCGCCGGATGCGGATGGAAACGTATGAAGGACTGCTGTACGCAAGGTGGGAGTTCTTCCTCCGAAGCCGCAAATCGGACTTTCACCACATGATGTCCAATGAGCTGGGAAGGGTCAATCAAGGAGTATTTCTGTTCATGAGCATGATTACAGCCGGGCTGTTCACACTGATTCAGATCGGCCTTGCCTTTTGGATTTCGCCGCTCTTGACCGCCTTTGTGCTTCTTTCGGGTGCTGCGCTCGCGCTGTTCGGACGAAGATATATTCGGGGGTCGAAGCGGGTGGGAGAGCAGACGACGGAGCTGTCGAAGTATTATTTTGCCGGGATTCAGGAGCATTTCAGCGGCATTAAGGACATCAAGAGCAATCGTCTTGAGCCCTTTCATACCTCTTGGTTCGCAAGGCTCTCCCGTCAAATGGAGACCAATTTTATTACGTTCGGAGATATTAATTCCAAGTCCCAGCTCATCTACCGCCTGTCCTCGGTGCTGCTGATCGCGGGATTTATCTATGTGTCCATCGAAATGCTGCATACCCCGGCAGAGAAGCTGATCCTGATCGTGCTGATCTTCTCCAGGCTATGGCCGCGCTTCATTGCGATTCAGTCACAGTCTGAGCAGCTTGTCACGAACATACCCGCCTTTACCGCGATGCGCCGGCTGGAGCAGGAGCTTAGACAAGAGCGGGAGTGGACAGGAGGCGAGGAAGAGAACAAGGGGAAACAGGAGAAGCTGCACATGACCCAGGGCATCCAGTGCCGCGGCGTCAGCTACAGGTATAAACCCGACTCCCCCGTCTATGCCCTTCGCGATATCACCATTCAAATTCCTGCCCGTCAAATGACAGCCATCGTCGGCAGGTCCGGCGCGGGCAAGAGCACCCTGATGGATCTGCTCATGGGCCTGATTTCGCCGGAAAGCGGGGAGGTTCTCGTAGACGGCATCCCGCTAAAGGAGCAGCAGCTGTACCGGCTCCGGGATGGCATCGGATATGTTCCGCAGGACCCTTTCCTGTTCCATGAGAGCATTCGCCATAACTTAAAGCTGGTGGCACCGGATGCGTCGGAGGAAGAGCTGTGGGAAGCGCTGCGCTTCTCCGCGTCGGAGGAATTCGTGCGCAGCCTGCCGCTGGGGCTGGACACGGTCATTGGAGACCGGGGAATCCGCCTCTCCGGAGGAGAGCGGCAGCGGATCGTTCTCGCCCGGGCCATCCTCAAGCGCCCGACCCTGCTCGTGCTGGATGAAGCGACCAGTGCCCTGGACACAGAGAACGAGCGGCTGATCCAGACTGCACTGGAGAGCCTGAGAGGAAGCATGACGATTGTTGTGATCGCCCACCGCCTGTCCACCATCCGCAATGCGGATCAGGTCATAGTCATGGAGCAGGGGGCTGTTATCCAGCAGGGGGGCTACCGTCAGCTGGCACAGGACCGGCAGGGCAGATTCAGCCGTCTGCTGCAGGAGCAGACGGGCATGACGAAATAG
- a CDS encoding YitT family protein, which translates to MSSELKSLSKPAPPPREQQVSPAAKTPVQPEKQPAKSMWARLLRRLIFLTLGAGFMAVGLEIFLVPNRIIDGGITGISIMVSHATALPLGIFLTLFNLPFLFMGYKQIGKTFALSTLFAVLVMSLGTYLLHPVAPITIDPLLAAVFGGVILGIGVGLVIRSGGSLDGTEIVAILFSKRLPFSVGEIVMFINLFILGSAGFVFGWDRAMYSLIAYYLAFKLIDITIEGLDQSKSVWIISDRYKEIGDALTQRLGRGVTYLDGEGAYTGDSKKVIFTVITRLEEAKLKTIVEDWDSQAFLAVGNIHDVKGGRFKKKDIH; encoded by the coding sequence ATGTCCAGTGAACTGAAATCCTTGTCCAAGCCGGCACCACCGCCGCGCGAGCAGCAGGTGTCACCTGCCGCGAAGACGCCGGTGCAGCCGGAGAAGCAGCCTGCCAAGTCGATGTGGGCAAGATTGCTGCGGCGGCTCATTTTTCTCACCCTGGGTGCGGGCTTTATGGCTGTGGGTCTGGAAATCTTCCTCGTCCCGAACCGCATTATTGACGGCGGAATTACAGGCATCTCCATTATGGTATCCCATGCAACCGCACTGCCGCTGGGGATCTTTCTGACGCTGTTCAACCTGCCCTTTCTGTTCATGGGGTATAAGCAAATTGGCAAAACGTTCGCGCTTTCTACGCTTTTTGCCGTTTTGGTTATGTCTCTGGGAACGTATCTGCTGCATCCGGTGGCTCCCATTACGATTGATCCGCTGCTTGCAGCCGTCTTCGGGGGTGTCATCCTGGGGATCGGCGTCGGTCTGGTCATCCGCTCTGGAGGATCGCTCGACGGCACCGAGATTGTAGCCATTCTGTTCAGCAAGAGGCTGCCGTTCTCGGTCGGAGAGATTGTGATGTTCATCAATCTGTTCATCCTGGGCAGCGCCGGCTTCGTCTTCGGGTGGGACCGGGCCATGTACTCTCTGATTGCCTACTATCTGGCGTTCAAGCTGATTGATATTACGATCGAGGGGCTGGATCAGTCCAAATCGGTATGGATTATCAGCGACCGCTACAAGGAGATCGGGGATGCCCTGACCCAGCGTCTGGGACGCGGAGTGACTTACCTGGATGGCGAGGGTGCTTATACCGGCGACAGCAAGAAGGTCATCTTCACCGTTATTACGCGCCTGGAGGAAGCGAAGCTCAAGACCATCGTGGAGGATTGGGATTCGCAAGCTTTCCTCGCTGTAGGCAATATTCACGATGTGAAGGGCGGACGGTTCAAGAAGAAGGATATCCACTAA
- the cls gene encoding cardiolipin synthase — protein MWLLLALIAFVLQMAAVLLLEFRNPSKAVAWMFILFCLPLLGFILYYFIAQDYRQRLKIRNRGTRLFREIKNHLWDRAAVVDQVSGMHNPEFKYNLRLFNLLNHLSETPITGCNTTRVLTDGEEAFAAMLHAMEQAKDHIHVEFYIFRHDSIGTKFQDVMILKAKEGVKVRLICDGLGSYKLKRSFIRRFKDSGVEFHFFLPAMVSVLNRRINYRNHRKIVVVDGTVGFLGGINVGDDYLGKYPDMGYWRDTHLEVQGDAVYFLQNVFLHDWRLAAGEKIVDMALFPKHQCKGDEQVQILSSGPDLNWNAIQEMCFGSISVAKERIWITTPYFIPDEGIFEALKTAAVSGVDVRIIIPDKADSRLVKLASLSYVEDLITAGVRFYEYQKGFIHAKVLIVDDLLGSVGTANMDMRSFFCNFELTAVMFDPQPIGHLVADFQEDLTHSKEIDEEAFHKRGRAQKAAEIFCRMLSPML, from the coding sequence ATGTGGCTCCTGCTTGCACTCATTGCGTTTGTGCTTCAGATGGCGGCTGTGCTGCTGCTGGAATTCCGCAACCCGTCCAAGGCGGTGGCCTGGATGTTTATTCTGTTCTGCCTGCCTTTGCTCGGCTTCATTCTCTACTACTTTATTGCCCAGGATTACAGGCAGCGGCTCAAAATCCGCAACCGGGGCACCCGGCTCTTCCGTGAAATCAAGAATCATCTGTGGGACCGCGCAGCGGTGGTGGATCAGGTATCCGGCATGCATAACCCTGAATTCAAGTACAATCTGAGGCTGTTCAATCTGCTGAATCACTTGTCCGAGACGCCGATTACGGGCTGCAATACGACCCGGGTGCTGACGGATGGGGAAGAGGCCTTTGCTGCGATGCTTCACGCGATGGAGCAGGCAAAGGATCATATCCATGTGGAATTTTATATCTTTCGGCATGATTCAATCGGGACGAAGTTCCAGGATGTCATGATCCTCAAAGCCAAGGAGGGCGTGAAGGTCCGCCTCATCTGTGACGGGCTGGGCAGCTACAAGCTGAAGCGCTCATTCATCCGCAGGTTTAAGGATTCGGGCGTAGAGTTTCACTTCTTCCTTCCTGCGATGGTGTCCGTGCTGAACCGGAGGATCAATTACCGCAATCACCGCAAAATTGTCGTGGTAGACGGCACGGTCGGCTTTCTCGGCGGCATAAATGTCGGTGACGATTATCTGGGCAAATACCCTGATATGGGCTATTGGCGCGATACGCATCTTGAGGTGCAGGGGGACGCGGTCTATTTTCTCCAGAATGTCTTCCTGCATGACTGGCGGCTCGCTGCCGGTGAAAAAATCGTCGATATGGCTCTCTTCCCCAAGCATCAATGCAAGGGGGATGAGCAGGTGCAGATTCTGAGCAGCGGTCCGGATCTGAACTGGAACGCAATTCAGGAGATGTGCTTCGGATCTATTTCGGTAGCCAAGGAGCGCATCTGGATCACAACGCCCTATTTCATCCCGGATGAAGGCATCTTTGAAGCACTCAAAACGGCGGCCGTCAGCGGGGTAGATGTGCGCATCATTATCCCGGACAAGGCGGATTCACGACTCGTCAAGCTGGCTTCGCTCTCGTATGTAGAGGATCTGATTACGGCCGGCGTACGATTTTATGAGTATCAAAAAGGCTTCATCCATGCGAAGGTGCTCATCGTGGATGACCTGCTGGGCTCGGTAGGAACGGCGAATATGGATATGCGGAGCTTCTTCTGCAACTTTGAGCTGACGGCGGTCATGTTCGATCCGCAGCCGATCGGGCATCTGGTAGCTGATTTTCAGGAGGATCTGACGCACAGTAAGGAGATTGACGAGGAGGCCTTTCACAAACGGGGACGCGCGCAAAAAGCAGCGGAGATCTTCTGCCGCATGCTGTCTCCCATGCTGTAA
- a CDS encoding M23 family metallopeptidase, which yields MKRKPGKQPLTLLVLRDAQQSVRQIHFSKPLMILVPAAAVLSIAGLILTMHIQAERTVSGLERQLLLKNLEALRMEITVTDKDEAIERLNQAILQLSSEAAETEEQMQRVQELEAELRQFMKRHGYDPDNITSLESSGGMGGEYVAVHESEMLQLAEETRDDFERVRQLMSVMEQAIPRALDSAEQTRLKREATPSLWPTKSRTLTSSFGYRTDPINGRTAFHAGIDIAGDTGDPVYAAASGTVSAVERSAVRGRYVIVDHPDGLQTWYVHLDSAAVQAGDSITQGDVLGRLGSTGRSTGPHLHFEVVKNNRTVNPLEYVK from the coding sequence ATGAAACGAAAGCCGGGAAAGCAGCCGTTAACTCTGCTCGTGCTGCGGGATGCCCAGCAGTCCGTGCGGCAGATTCATTTCTCCAAGCCCTTGATGATCCTCGTTCCGGCCGCTGCCGTTCTCTCGATAGCCGGCCTGATTCTTACGATGCACATACAAGCTGAGCGTACCGTCTCCGGGCTGGAGCGCCAGCTGCTATTGAAAAATCTGGAAGCCTTGCGCATGGAAATTACGGTTACAGATAAGGATGAAGCGATTGAGCGGTTAAACCAGGCCATTCTTCAGCTGTCCAGTGAAGCGGCCGAAACCGAAGAGCAGATGCAGCGGGTCCAGGAGCTGGAGGCCGAGCTGCGGCAATTCATGAAGCGTCACGGGTACGATCCGGATAACATTACTTCCCTGGAGTCTTCAGGCGGCATGGGCGGCGAGTATGTTGCAGTGCACGAGTCTGAAATGCTGCAGCTGGCCGAAGAGACCCGGGATGATTTCGAGCGGGTGCGGCAGCTGATGTCTGTCATGGAGCAGGCCATCCCCCGGGCTCTCGACAGCGCGGAGCAGACTCGCCTGAAGCGGGAGGCCACCCCTTCCCTGTGGCCGACGAAATCCCGCACGCTGACGTCCAGCTTCGGCTATCGAACCGATCCCATCAATGGAAGAACCGCCTTTCATGCCGGCATCGACATTGCCGGTGACACCGGCGATCCCGTCTATGCCGCCGCAAGCGGGACGGTCAGCGCCGTGGAAAGGAGTGCGGTCCGGGGCCGCTACGTCATTGTCGATCATCCGGACGGACTCCAGACCTGGTACGTTCATCTGGACTCTGCTGCCGTTCAGGCCGGGGACTCCATTACCCAAGGCGATGTGCTCGGCCGGCTGGGAAGCACCGGGCGCAGCACAGGCCCGCATCTGCATTTTGAAGTCGTGAAGAATAACCGAACGGTAAACCCGCTGGAATATGTGAAGTAA
- a CDS encoding H-type small acid-soluble spore protein encodes MEMQRAIHIFASPDTIKVHLAGQPVWIEELDHANGMATVQVGSRPANTMTVSVDRLQEGE; translated from the coding sequence ATGGAGATGCAGCGCGCTATTCATATTTTTGCATCACCGGATACAATTAAGGTTCATCTTGCCGGCCAGCCGGTGTGGATCGAGGAACTGGACCATGCCAACGGCATGGCGACGGTGCAGGTGGGCTCCCGCCCGGCCAACACGATGACGGTCAGTGTAGACCGCCTGCAGGAGGGTGAGTGA
- a CDS encoding ATP-dependent DNA ligase produces MASGSPLFPREPMAPIAVDDIPEGEEWGYQLKWDGVRILALVEHGKVTLMSRKLLDKTALYPEITECLRSGFQQRLLLDGEVIYFDPEQGRPVFQKVLQRERSRVAAAQSPRLTYVLFDLLIDGEEDLRTLPYEQRHARLQELMAKQPGLLLSELFRDGPRLWEWAQERGWEGIVIKRLSAPYREGKKHKDWLKKKIALTVQASSPGIILREGRVASLVVLGEDDAYIGRVSLGLTEPLRRQLLSFAQQHPGPPRWSPSPAAGRKEQIQWLSLPLQLTVTFLEWSQDGMMRHPKLLHLEGLKPE; encoded by the coding sequence ATGGCCAGCGGCAGCCCCCTGTTTCCGAGGGAGCCGATGGCGCCCATTGCGGTGGACGACATTCCGGAGGGCGAGGAATGGGGCTACCAGCTGAAGTGGGATGGCGTGCGGATCCTGGCGCTTGTAGAGCACGGCAAGGTGACGCTCATGTCACGCAAGCTGCTGGATAAGACGGCCCTGTATCCAGAGATTACAGAATGTCTGCGCAGCGGGTTTCAGCAGCGCCTGCTGCTGGATGGGGAGGTCATTTATTTCGACCCGGAGCAGGGACGGCCGGTGTTTCAGAAGGTGCTGCAGCGCGAGCGCTCCAGAGTCGCTGCCGCCCAGAGTCCCCGGCTCACCTATGTTCTGTTTGACCTGCTGATCGACGGTGAAGAAGATCTGCGTACGCTGCCGTATGAGCAGCGACACGCTCGTCTCCAGGAGCTGATGGCGAAGCAGCCTGGTCTGCTGCTGTCCGAGCTGTTTCGTGATGGTCCCCGCCTGTGGGAATGGGCACAGGAGCGCGGCTGGGAAGGGATCGTCATCAAGCGCCTCAGCGCACCTTACCGCGAAGGCAAGAAACACAAGGATTGGCTGAAGAAGAAGATTGCACTCACCGTACAAGCCAGCTCACCCGGAATCATTCTGCGGGAAGGACGGGTTGCCAGTCTCGTTGTATTGGGTGAAGACGATGCCTATATCGGACGAGTCTCCCTCGGGCTAACCGAGCCGCTGAGGCGTCAGCTGCTCTCCTTTGCCCAGCAGCATCCCGGGCCGCCGCGCTGGTCACCATCGCCCGCGGCTGGGCGCAAGGAGCAGATCCAGTGGCTCAGCCTGCCTCTACAGCTTACGGTCACGTTTCTGGAATGGAGTCAGGACGGTATGATGCGTCATCCGAAGCTGCTGCATTTGGAAGGGCTGAAGCCGGAATGA
- a CDS encoding lasso peptide biosynthesis B2 protein, translating to MRRKTKLQRILNSSLSVKMLHAEAYLCLAWGRIFKLLPFAKVSASLGAPMKETSAAPCTEQELRLLKQVSKAVHRMSRYTWWESQCLVKAVAAMVMLERRGVESTLYLGSGRDAQGRMAAHAWLRSGSYLVTGAEGHEQYAVVGIFAKQPSRKGLKPERSGV from the coding sequence ATGAGGAGAAAGACAAAGCTGCAGCGCATTCTGAACAGTTCCCTTTCCGTAAAAATGCTGCATGCCGAGGCTTATCTCTGCTTGGCCTGGGGCCGAATCTTCAAGCTGCTTCCGTTCGCCAAGGTGTCCGCTTCGCTGGGAGCTCCGATGAAGGAGACCTCGGCAGCTCCGTGCACGGAGCAGGAGCTGAGGCTGCTGAAGCAGGTATCCAAAGCGGTACACCGTATGAGCCGCTATACCTGGTGGGAGAGTCAGTGTCTGGTCAAAGCGGTAGCAGCCATGGTCATGCTGGAGCGGCGCGGTGTGGAGAGCACCCTGTACCTGGGAAGCGGCCGAGATGCTCAGGGCCGTATGGCCGCTCATGCCTGGCTGCGCAGCGGCTCTTATTTGGTGACCGGAGCTGAAGGGCATGAGCAGTATGCTGTCGTGGGCATTTTTGCAAAGCAGCCTTCTCGTAAAGGCCTCAAGCCGGAACGCTCCGGCGTATAA
- the ku gene encoding non-homologous end joining protein Ku, giving the protein MHTVWKGAISFGLVHVPVKMFSATEDKDISMKYLHKVCGSPLSYVRKCPVCEEEVAWEDISKGYEYEKGRFVLFEKEELEQLTDANSKSITILDFVNLTDIDPIYFQKTYYLSPDQAGSNAYRLLLEAMRLSGKIGIAKIAIRSKSSLAAVRVLDECLVIETIFYPDEIRPLSQVPNLPEGVTVNDKELTMARMLIEQLSTPFEPGKYTDDYRERLLGAIQSKIAGEEIKVAPAAQESNVVDLMAALQASIEAVKPIATDPGDAGKKRKPARKPAAAAAAKVSGDVGAAPPAKPKRQSRKAKSPEAGS; this is encoded by the coding sequence ATGCATACCGTCTGGAAGGGTGCCATCAGCTTCGGATTGGTCCATGTCCCTGTCAAAATGTTCTCCGCCACAGAAGATAAGGATATTTCGATGAAATATCTACATAAAGTCTGCGGCAGCCCGCTGTCCTATGTTCGCAAATGCCCCGTGTGCGAGGAGGAAGTGGCATGGGAGGACATCAGCAAGGGCTATGAGTATGAGAAGGGACGCTTTGTTCTTTTTGAAAAAGAAGAGCTCGAGCAGCTCACCGATGCAAACAGCAAGAGTATTACGATTCTTGACTTTGTGAATTTGACGGATATTGATCCGATTTATTTCCAGAAGACGTATTATCTCTCTCCCGATCAGGCAGGGTCCAATGCATACCGCCTGCTGCTGGAGGCTATGCGGCTGTCGGGCAAAATCGGCATCGCCAAAATCGCCATCCGCTCCAAGAGCAGCCTCGCTGCCGTCCGCGTGCTGGATGAATGCCTCGTGATCGAGACGATTTTTTATCCCGATGAGATTCGGCCGCTGTCACAGGTGCCCAACCTGCCGGAAGGCGTCACCGTCAATGACAAGGAGCTGACCATGGCGCGCATGCTGATCGAGCAGCTGTCCACGCCGTTTGAGCCGGGAAAGTATACAGATGATTACCGGGAACGGCTGCTTGGTGCGATCCAGAGCAAGATTGCGGGCGAGGAAATTAAGGTCGCTCCGGCGGCGCAGGAGAGCAATGTTGTCGATCTGATGGCAGCCTTGCAGGCCAGCATTGAGGCTGTCAAGCCGATTGCGACGGACCCCGGGGACGCCGGCAAAAAGCGCAAGCCTGCCCGGAAGCCGGCGGCTGCAGCTGCGGCCAAGGTTAGCGGGGACGTCGGCGCCGCTCCCCCGGCCAAGCCGAAGCGGCAGAGCCGTAAAGCCAAGTCACCGGAAGCCGGCTCCTGA